One region of Campylobacter concisus genomic DNA includes:
- a CDS encoding TOBE domain-containing protein, which yields MKADINLELFLGEDTQVLAKHITLLKAIKETKSITKAAELVGISYKNAWDCLDTINNKSSKPLIIRADGNKKNSGSELSEYADKLIKIYDAILETQKDFLQKICQKVDFEDVDIVNLQRMNMNLSARNQLSCEIVSIDRGAVNSQIVAKLSNGYTLESNITVESEKNLGLKVGQKVIYIFKAPAVILAKDLDIKISTKNQLKGEVIEAKIGAVNAEITLKLSDEQTLTAIITKDSAIQMKIGVGDTLLAIVKSSQIIIGV from the coding sequence TTGAAAGCAGATATAAATTTAGAACTATTTTTAGGCGAAGATACACAGGTTTTAGCTAAACATATTACATTATTAAAGGCCATAAAAGAGACAAAAAGTATCACAAAAGCAGCGGAATTGGTTGGTATATCATATAAAAATGCTTGGGACTGTCTTGATACGATAAATAACAAAAGTAGCAAGCCACTTATTATTAGAGCTGATGGAAATAAGAAAAATAGTGGCTCCGAGCTAAGCGAGTATGCCGATAAACTGATAAAAATTTATGATGCCATTCTTGAGACTCAAAAGGACTTTTTACAAAAAATTTGTCAAAAAGTAGATTTTGAGGATGTAGATATTGTAAATCTTCAAAGAATGAATATGAACTTAAGTGCTAGAAATCAGCTCTCATGCGAGATTGTAAGTATAGATCGTGGTGCGGTAAATTCTCAAATAGTTGCAAAACTAAGTAATGGCTACACGCTTGAGTCAAACATCACGGTTGAAAGTGAGAAAAATTTAGGCCTAAAAGTTGGACAAAAGGTTATTTATATTTTTAAGGCCCCAGCTGTCATTTTGGCCAAGGATCTAGATATAAAAATAAGCACAAAAAATCAATTAAAAGGCGAAGTGATCGAAGCAAAGATAGGTGCTGTAAATGCTGAAATCACTTTAAAACTAAGTGATGAACAGACTTTAACTGCCATCATCACAAAAGATAGTGCTATCCAGATGAAAATAGGTGTTGGCGATACACTTTTAGCAATAGTAAAATCATCTCAAATCATTATAGGAGTTTAA
- a CDS encoding VacJ family lipoprotein, whose translation MKFLLSIFFSLFLACANTDINTNSESDEFDVEFEAKKDVFDPLSGYNRIMTHANDFIYVNMLTPVAKGYAYVVPKTARTMVSNFFDNLLFPVRFVNNLLQFKFQNAGEETLRFLANTIIGFGGLTDGAKYYNLKPHDEDFGQTLGYWGLGSGFHIVWPLIGPSNLRDTGGMVGDYFADPISYVDPILLSTGIKSYRAFNNFSQDPTAYEKLRKDAIDLYPFLRDAYEQRRDKLIKE comes from the coding sequence ATGAAATTTTTGCTTTCTATCTTTTTTAGTTTGTTTTTAGCCTGTGCTAATACGGACATAAATACGAATAGCGAAAGCGATGAATTTGATGTTGAATTTGAAGCAAAAAAAGATGTTTTTGACCCGCTTAGTGGCTACAATAGAATTATGACACATGCAAATGACTTTATCTATGTAAATATGCTAACTCCGGTGGCAAAAGGCTATGCCTATGTTGTGCCAAAAACAGCTAGAACAATGGTTTCAAATTTCTTTGACAATCTGCTTTTTCCAGTGCGCTTTGTAAATAACTTACTTCAGTTTAAATTTCAAAATGCTGGCGAAGAGACATTAAGATTTTTAGCAAATACGATAATAGGCTTTGGCGGACTAACAGACGGAGCAAAATACTACAACCTCAAGCCTCACGATGAAGATTTTGGACAAACGCTTGGATATTGGGGGCTTGGTAGCGGTTTTCATATAGTTTGGCCACTTATTGGACCATCAAATTTAAGAGATACTGGTGGCATGGTCGGAGATTATTTTGCTGATCCTATTAGCTACGTTGATCCTATACTTTTATCAACTGGTATCAAGTCATATAGAGCGTTTAATAACTTTTCACAAGATCCAACTGCTTATGAAAAACTAAGAAAAGATGCTATTGATCTTTATCCATTTTTACGCGATGCTTACGAGCAAAGACGCGACAAGCTTATCAAGGAGTAA
- a CDS encoding sulfate/molybdate ABC transporter ATP-binding protein produces MIEISCKKELNGGDGKFMLEADLSFENGDFVALYGASGGGKTTILRLIAGFEAPQSGFIKVGDKIFFDDKINLAPQKRNIGFLFQDYALFENMNVFKNLLFAKDDISLANKLLDICGLTSLKNAKISTLSGGQKQRVALARAVMRRPEILLLDEPLSALDNAMREKLQNYLLALHDEFKMSIVLVSHDIAEIYKLCNKVFVLENGRISRSGTASEIFLKTAGSQKIAFNAKILEIKKCDAIFVANVLINRQICEVVLSSNEAMNLKAGDMVVVSTKAFSVNLEKA; encoded by the coding sequence ATGATAGAAATTTCTTGTAAAAAAGAGCTAAATGGCGGCGATGGCAAATTTATGCTTGAGGCAGACCTTAGCTTTGAAAATGGCGATTTTGTCGCACTTTATGGAGCAAGTGGCGGCGGAAAGACCACTATTTTAAGGTTGATTGCCGGTTTTGAAGCGCCACAAAGTGGTTTTATAAAAGTTGGAGATAAAATTTTCTTTGACGATAAGATAAATTTGGCTCCGCAAAAGCGAAATATCGGCTTTTTATTTCAAGATTATGCTTTGTTTGAAAATATGAATGTCTTTAAAAATTTACTCTTTGCAAAAGATGACATAAGCCTAGCAAACAAACTTCTTGATATCTGCGGTCTAACAAGCCTAAAAAATGCAAAGATTAGCACTCTTTCTGGTGGTCAAAAACAACGAGTAGCACTTGCTCGTGCAGTTATGAGAAGACCTGAAATTTTACTGCTTGATGAGCCACTAAGCGCACTTGATAATGCCATGCGTGAGAAATTGCAAAACTATTTACTAGCACTTCATGATGAATTTAAAATGAGCATCGTCTTAGTAAGCCATGATATCGCAGAAATTTATAAGCTTTGCAATAAAGTATTTGTCCTTGAAAATGGTAGAATTTCAAGATCTGGCACAGCGAGTGAGATATTTTTAAAGACTGCCGGATCTCAAAAAATTGCCTTCAATGCCAAAATTTTAGAGATAAAAAAATGTGATGCGATCTTTGTAGCGAATGTACTGATAAACCGTCAGATTTGTGAAGTTGTGCTAAGTAGCAACGAAGCAATGAATCTAAAAGCAGGTGATATGGTGGTAGTTAGCACAAAAGCATTTAGCGTAAATTTGGAAAAAGCATGA
- a CDS encoding ABC transporter substrate-binding protein produces the protein MKILKILTMILLFTTSLFAISKEQIKPEVEMKTTKVIEILKDTNLDNNAKTKEIFALLDPFFDYKQMAKISLGKRYNSLSSDEQAKFDAAFEQKLKSSYIDKLLGYKDQQIHITGESEPQKNRYWLTSELINDGKSYEFVYKFYDAKERGWLIYDLDIVGVSIIQTYRSQFGDVLNNADFNTLLQKLNEAVLPDQNKTNP, from the coding sequence ATGAAAATTTTAAAAATTTTAACTATGATTTTACTTTTTACAACTAGCCTTTTTGCTATTTCGAAAGAGCAGATCAAGCCTGAAGTAGAGATGAAAACAACAAAGGTTATTGAAATTTTAAAAGATACAAATTTAGACAATAACGCAAAGACAAAAGAAATTTTTGCTCTTCTTGATCCATTTTTTGACTATAAACAAATGGCAAAGATAAGCCTTGGCAAACGCTACAACAGCTTAAGTAGCGACGAGCAAGCTAAATTTGACGCAGCATTTGAGCAAAAACTAAAAAGCTCATACATAGATAAACTTTTAGGCTACAAAGACCAACAGATCCACATCACTGGAGAAAGTGAGCCTCAGAAAAATAGATACTGGCTCACATCTGAGCTTATAAATGATGGCAAGAGCTACGAATTTGTCTATAAATTTTATGATGCAAAAGAGCGTGGTTGGCTCATTTACGATCTTGATATCGTTGGTGTAAGCATCATTCAAACATACAGAAGCCAGTTTGGCGATGTGCTAAATAACGCTGATTTCAATACTCTTTTACAAAAGCTAAATGAAGCTGTTTTGCCTGATCAAAATAAAACTAACCCTTAA
- the modB gene encoding molybdate ABC transporter permease subunit: MIDELKNIDYEPFWLSLKLSFITTFILFFVCITLAYFMSQKKFFGKSFLESIISLPLVLPPSVLGFYLLIFLSPYSAFGKFIEEIFGVRLVFNFTGLVVASCIYSLPFMFGPIYAGLNSLKKSLFEASYSLGKNKLTTIFRVILPSIRSNLLTATVISFAHTMGEFGVVLMIGGSVAGESKVASIAIFEAVEMLDYTKAHVYALLMLIISFFVLFVVYLLNSKKA, from the coding sequence ATGATAGACGAGCTTAAAAATATCGATTACGAGCCGTTTTGGCTCTCGTTAAAACTATCTTTTATAACTACTTTTATTTTGTTTTTTGTCTGCATTACGCTTGCATATTTTATGTCGCAGAAAAAATTTTTCGGCAAATCATTTTTAGAGTCGATAATCTCACTACCGTTGGTATTGCCGCCAAGTGTTCTTGGCTTTTATCTGCTCATTTTTCTTTCGCCTTATTCGGCCTTTGGTAAATTTATCGAAGAAATTTTTGGGGTTAGGCTAGTTTTTAATTTCACAGGTCTTGTTGTGGCAAGTTGTATCTATTCATTACCATTTATGTTTGGTCCGATTTACGCTGGGCTAAATAGCCTAAAAAAGAGCCTTTTTGAAGCGAGCTATAGTCTTGGTAAAAACAAACTCACGACTATTTTTAGGGTGATTTTGCCAAGTATCAGATCAAATTTATTAACAGCTACTGTCATTAGCTTTGCTCACACTATGGGTGAGTTTGGCGTTGTTTTAATGATAGGTGGTAGCGTAGCTGGAGAGAGCAAGGTCGCAAGTATTGCGATATTTGAAGCAGTTGAAATGCTTGATTACACCAAGGCTCATGTCTATGCACTTCTGATGTTAATAATTAGCTTTTTTGTCCTTTTTGTAGTTTATCTTTTAAATTCTAAAAAAGCTTAA
- the modA gene encoding molybdate ABC transporter substrate-binding protein yields the protein MKKVFKFLCVAALLAINALSAEVNVYAAANTTYAFPELIKEFNKLHPNTKINLTLGASGGLVTQIQNSAPADIFMAADMGFAQKAYDTGFAVAAPKVYAQGAVAIFSIRDVDFKKGIEVVRGLKAISIANPQTAPYGKASIEALKNAKLYDEVEKNIVYAQKISETLSQALSASDVGFIAASALFDDKMSKYKEGVNYILVPQELYTPIDQGIVLLKRAENNADAKAFYEFILGDKSREIFKKFGYNVPAK from the coding sequence ATGAAAAAAGTTTTTAAATTTTTATGTGTAGCAGCTTTGCTTGCCATAAACGCACTTAGTGCTGAAGTAAATGTATATGCAGCAGCAAACACAACATACGCATTTCCAGAGCTTATAAAAGAGTTTAATAAGCTTCATCCAAATACAAAGATCAATCTAACTCTTGGTGCAAGTGGCGGTCTTGTTACACAGATCCAAAACTCAGCTCCAGCTGATATATTCATGGCTGCTGATATGGGCTTTGCACAAAAAGCTTATGATACAGGCTTTGCAGTAGCTGCTCCAAAAGTTTACGCACAAGGTGCTGTGGCTATTTTTTCTATTAGAGATGTTGATTTTAAAAAAGGCATCGAAGTTGTTCGTGGTTTAAAGGCGATTTCTATTGCAAATCCACAAACAGCACCATACGGTAAGGCCAGCATAGAAGCACTCAAAAATGCAAAACTTTATGACGAAGTAGAAAAAAATATCGTTTATGCTCAAAAAATTTCTGAGACTCTATCTCAGGCGTTAAGTGCTTCTGACGTAGGTTTTATCGCTGCTAGTGCACTTTTTGATGATAAAATGTCAAAATACAAAGAGGGCGTTAATTACATCCTTGTTCCACAAGAGCTATACACTCCGATCGATCAAGGCATCGTACTCTTAAAACGTGCTGAAAATAATGCTGATGCGAAGGCATTTTATGAGTTTATCTTGGGTGATAAATCAAGAGAAATTTTTAAGAAATTTGGCTATAACGTTCCTGCTAAATGA
- a CDS encoding redoxin family protein, which yields MINVPTSIYLNTLDGKEFDFSAFVRTHDCVIFIYPKIGEDFSLLSEQLQNTAGMKGCTKQAINYKKFLKDFNDLGFMVVAVGSQDIAAQKKFQEETSAGVMFLNDSEFMLERALELPVFSASNGHKFYFRQTLIIKDGKVRRAYIVDDPENDAKNMLEKLKEKDY from the coding sequence ATGATAAACGTGCCTACAAGTATATATTTAAATACCCTAGACGGTAAGGAATTTGATTTTTCTGCCTTTGTAAGGACGCACGACTGCGTTATTTTTATCTACCCAAAGATAGGCGAGGACTTTAGTCTTTTAAGCGAGCAACTGCAAAATACTGCGGGAATGAAGGGCTGCACCAAACAAGCGATAAACTACAAGAAATTTTTAAAAGATTTTAACGATCTTGGTTTTATGGTAGTGGCTGTTGGCTCCCAAGATATCGCGGCTCAAAAGAAATTTCAAGAAGAAACTTCAGCTGGAGTTATGTTCTTAAATGATAGTGAGTTTATGCTCGAGAGAGCACTTGAACTTCCGGTTTTTTCTGCATCAAATGGCCATAAATTTTACTTTAGACAAACGCTCATCATAAAAGATGGCAAGGTAAGGCGCGCATATATAGTGGATGATCCTGAGAACGATGCCAAAAATATGCTAGAAAAACTCAAAGAAAAAGACTACTAG
- a CDS encoding citrate synthase, with the protein MSSNTATLTDNRTGKSYEFPILKGTMGPDVIDISTFFSDTGMFTFDRGYTSTAMCRSAITYIDGLKGELMYRGYDIAYLAENKTFLDVAYLLLNKELPTNDQYINFKTELKKRSFIHEGMMKLFDAFPDKAHPMAILQAAVSALSAFYSDHLNMDKPEEYHEMAMRIIAKIPTIAAFSYRYSRGLPIIYPNLDRGFTENFLYMMRGYPYEHVDLKPIEIKALDTVFMLHADHEQNASTTTVRTVGSTHAHPYACISAGIGALWGWAHGGANEGVIRQLEEIGSVANVDRYIARAKDKNDPFRLMGFGHRVYKNFDPRAKVLKKMRDQLMDEIGINSELIKIANRIEEIALNDDYFVSRNLYPNVDFHSGLILKALGIPNNMFAVIFVIGRTPGWISQWIELKEQDTIKIVRPRQLYVGETNRTPK; encoded by the coding sequence ATGTCATCAAATACAGCTACGCTAACTGATAACAGAACTGGCAAGAGTTACGAGTTTCCTATACTAAAAGGCACTATGGGGCCTGATGTGATAGACATCTCGACATTTTTTAGTGATACTGGAATGTTTACTTTTGACAGAGGTTATACTTCAACTGCGATGTGTCGCTCAGCGATAACTTATATAGACGGCTTAAAAGGCGAGCTAATGTATAGAGGTTATGATATCGCGTATTTGGCCGAAAATAAGACATTTTTAGACGTGGCATATTTACTCTTAAACAAAGAGCTTCCAACAAATGATCAGTATATAAATTTTAAAACCGAGCTTAAAAAAAGAAGCTTTATACATGAAGGCATGATGAAGCTATTTGATGCATTTCCAGACAAAGCTCACCCTATGGCGATCTTGCAAGCAGCGGTCTCAGCGCTAAGTGCCTTTTACTCAGATCACCTAAATATGGATAAACCTGAAGAGTATCACGAGATGGCTATGCGTATAATCGCTAAAATTCCAACGATCGCGGCCTTTAGCTACCGCTACTCACGAGGTCTTCCTATCATATATCCAAATTTAGATCGTGGCTTTACTGAAAATTTCCTCTACATGATGAGGGGCTATCCATACGAGCACGTCGATCTTAAACCAATCGAGATAAAAGCACTTGACACGGTCTTTATGTTGCACGCAGATCACGAGCAAAACGCTTCAACAACGACTGTTAGAACCGTTGGCTCTACGCACGCGCACCCATACGCATGTATAAGCGCAGGTATTGGAGCGCTTTGGGGCTGGGCTCACGGTGGCGCAAACGAAGGTGTCATACGTCAGCTTGAAGAGATAGGCTCGGTCGCAAACGTCGATAGATACATCGCTAGAGCAAAGGATAAAAATGATCCATTTAGGCTAATGGGCTTTGGTCACAGGGTCTATAAAAATTTTGACCCTCGCGCAAAAGTGCTTAAAAAGATGAGAGATCAGCTTATGGATGAGATAGGCATCAACTCAGAGCTTATTAAAATCGCAAACCGCATAGAAGAGATCGCGCTAAATGATGACTATTTTGTGAGTAGAAATTTATACCCAAACGTTGATTTTCACTCAGGGCTCATCCTAAAGGCACTTGGCATACCAAATAATATGTTTGCCGTCATCTTCGTCATCGGCAGGACTCCAGGCTGGATCAGCCAGTGGATCGAGCTAAAAGAGCAAGATACGATAAAGATCGTCCGCCCAAGACAGCTTTATGTTGGAGAGACAAACAGAACACCAAAATGA
- a CDS encoding 3'(2'),5'-bisphosphate nucleotidase CysQ: MSELLNLAKKVAVNAGVQIMKFYSADNTALKVCLKDDSSPLTSADLAANEVILKELSKSGIKICSEESILQESVKDEFWLVDPLDGTKEFLARNGEFCVCIALIKKARPVLGVIFIPVSKELFYADENGAFKEILDDNDEIIKRVDLNKKDKILGNLIFSSRRGDAKEIEFIGQSLNFEQRCIGSAIKFCRLVEFGGAYLRFAPSYLWDNAAGEALVNFCGGKVFGANSGKEMSYELADLKSPFFIALSKNTLNLKDKITQLYKQSKT, encoded by the coding sequence ATGAGCGAGCTTTTAAATTTAGCTAAAAAAGTAGCCGTTAATGCTGGAGTGCAAATAATGAAATTTTACTCCGCAGATAATACGGCTCTTAAAGTCTGCCTAAAAGATGACAGCTCGCCACTAACTAGCGCTGATCTAGCTGCAAATGAAGTGATACTAAAAGAGCTAAGCAAAAGTGGGATAAAAATTTGCTCTGAAGAGAGTATCTTGCAAGAAAGCGTTAAAGATGAGTTTTGGCTCGTAGATCCTCTTGATGGCACGAAAGAATTTCTAGCTAGAAACGGCGAATTTTGCGTTTGCATAGCGCTTATAAAAAAAGCTAGACCGGTGCTTGGCGTGATATTTATCCCAGTTAGTAAAGAGCTTTTTTATGCTGATGAGAATGGCGCTTTTAAAGAAATTTTAGATGATAATGATGAAATCATAAAGAGAGTTGATCTAAACAAAAAAGATAAAATTTTAGGCAATCTAATCTTTTCAAGCAGAAGAGGCGATGCCAAAGAGATAGAATTTATAGGGCAGAGCCTAAATTTTGAGCAAAGGTGCATCGGCTCAGCTATAAAATTTTGTCGTTTGGTTGAATTTGGCGGAGCTTATTTGAGATTTGCGCCAAGCTACCTTTGGGACAATGCAGCAGGAGAAGCACTCGTAAATTTTTGTGGCGGAAAAGTATTTGGTGCTAATAGCGGTAAAGAGATGAGCTACGAGCTTGCTGATTTAAAAAGTCCATTTTTCATAGCTCTCTCAAAAAATACACTAAATTTAAAAGATAAAATCACACAACTATATAAACAAAGTAAAACTTAA
- a CDS encoding class I SAM-dependent methyltransferase, giving the protein MSQNSKIEKSYDELTYKSIAFAQSSPYRLEACATLLGVNPPPCKNARVLEIGCSFGGNLIPFAANNKNAKVVGIDLSGEQIRRGQEIVKEMGLTNLELIHGDICEFKSDEKFDYIIAHGVFSWVPDFVKEAILKVVRENLSANGVAFISYNVYPGWKVKDIVRDIMLLAAKDKESMQERLKAAKEALLVYKEYLLTRDKEIYEGKIPLKMLLFVTEHVLSKDDFYIAHEFLEYTNDPFYFKDFNAMLAKNDLTYLCEYTLDDIFTPDVGTAVVDEYKNNKFKDRIDLEQFMDMISNKVFRQSLIVHSKTYESIANKQIGPSDINKIHVVADFIKKDNQWQDSYGAMPQDISWLCEVFYKMYPASINLSQILEILPEDKLMVYSAFVRILTNSSDAMILKDEQKNIEYRPGHSRLSQKLINYVRYFLNHKNNADVVFANKFSISRKLNNIDYYILLLLDGKNSLEDVAAKTLKFIKENNEDIFDINGKVLKKDKVAANIMSYVLGTAKIASLLYLLEEI; this is encoded by the coding sequence ATGAGTCAAAATAGCAAAATCGAAAAGTCTTATGACGAACTAACTTATAAATCAATAGCTTTTGCACAATCATCGCCTTACAGGCTTGAAGCTTGTGCTACACTTCTTGGGGTAAATCCGCCGCCATGCAAAAATGCAAGAGTTTTAGAGATAGGATGTAGCTTTGGCGGAAATTTGATCCCATTTGCAGCGAATAATAAAAACGCAAAAGTAGTTGGTATAGACCTCAGTGGAGAGCAGATAAGGCGTGGGCAAGAGATCGTTAAAGAGATGGGGCTTACAAATTTAGAGCTTATACACGGCGATATTTGCGAATTTAAAAGTGATGAGAAATTTGACTATATCATCGCTCATGGTGTTTTTAGCTGGGTACCTGACTTTGTCAAAGAAGCCATATTAAAAGTTGTAAGAGAGAATTTAAGTGCAAATGGCGTGGCATTTATCTCTTATAATGTTTATCCTGGCTGGAAAGTAAAAGATATCGTAAGAGATATAATGCTACTTGCCGCAAAAGATAAAGAGAGCATGCAAGAGAGGTTAAAAGCAGCTAAAGAAGCGCTTTTAGTCTATAAAGAATATTTACTAACAAGAGATAAAGAAATTTATGAAGGGAAGATACCTCTTAAGATGCTTCTTTTTGTAACAGAACATGTGCTCTCAAAAGATGACTTTTACATAGCTCATGAGTTTTTAGAATACACAAATGATCCATTTTATTTTAAAGATTTTAATGCCATGCTTGCCAAAAATGATCTTACTTATCTTTGTGAATATACGCTTGATGATATTTTTACCCCAGATGTTGGCACAGCCGTAGTAGATGAATACAAAAATAACAAGTTTAAGGACAGAATCGATCTAGAGCAATTCATGGATATGATTAGCAACAAAGTCTTTAGACAAAGCCTAATAGTCCATAGCAAAACTTATGAGAGCATAGCAAATAAACAAATAGGTCCAAGCGATATTAATAAAATTCACGTTGTGGCAGATTTTATAAAGAAAGATAACCAGTGGCAAGATAGTTATGGCGCTATGCCACAAGATATATCATGGCTTTGCGAGGTCTTTTATAAGATGTATCCAGCTAGTATAAATCTTTCTCAGATTTTAGAAATTTTGCCAGAAGATAAGCTCATGGTTTATAGCGCCTTTGTAAGAATTTTAACAAACTCGTCTGATGCAATGATTTTAAAAGATGAGCAAAAAAATATCGAGTATAGGCCTGGGCATTCAAGACTTAGCCAAAAATTAATAAATTATGTAAGATATTTTTTAAATCATAAAAATAATGCCGATGTTGTTTTTGCTAATAAATTTAGTATTTCAAGAAAGCTTAACAATATCGATTATTACATACTTTTATTGCTTGATGGTAAAAATAGCTTAGAAGATGTCGCAGCAAAAACCTTAAAATTTATCAAAGAGAACAACGAAGATATATTTGACATAAATGGCAAAGTGCTTAAAAAAGACAAGGTCGCAGCAAATATAATGAGTTACGTGCTAGGCACAGCAAAAATAGCTAGTCTGCTTTATCTACTAGAAGAAATTTAA
- a CDS encoding TOBE domain-containing protein has translation MIKAKIVRILAKDDVSLFELKGLNLEANLFMLVLNEASKFALNDEIGLGFKSSDVVLAKNKLDTSSLENELKCMVEAINFGEVLSVVGLKCDQISFEAIISNNALKALNLNKNDSVFAYIKSTSIHISTQK, from the coding sequence ATGATAAAAGCAAAGATCGTTAGGATTTTAGCCAAAGATGATGTCAGCTTATTTGAGCTAAAGGGTCTAAATTTAGAGGCAAATTTATTTATGCTAGTCTTAAACGAGGCTAGTAAATTTGCCTTAAATGATGAGATTGGCTTAGGTTTTAAAAGCTCGGATGTCGTCTTGGCAAAAAATAAACTTGACACTAGCTCGCTTGAAAATGAATTAAAATGCATGGTAGAGGCTATAAATTTTGGTGAAGTTTTAAGCGTTGTTGGTCTAAAGTGCGATCAAATTAGCTTCGAAGCCATCATTTCAAATAACGCTTTAAAAGCATTAAATTTGAACAAAAACGATAGTGTTTTTGCCTATATAAAATCTACTAGTATTCATATAAGTACTCAAAAATGA
- a CDS encoding cation:proton antiporter, producing MQLHQASELSILVVLAFIVFASPYISKILRIPVAPAEIILGALASYIGLVGENEMFKLISEVGFFFLMFLAGMEIDLRMLINIDRKILRLGLIYLTLIYALATALTLGFELSLLYIIIIPIMAVGMIFTLFKEYGKQQEWLNLSMLIATIGELLSITLLTFTAAYLQFGASINLWLTIGYLILFLVISVLSFKILDVLFWWYPGLKVVLMPHYDKDEKDIRLCIAVFFTMIALMLYLNLEVAFGAFIAGMFITTFFDHKKDLPHKLSSFGFGFLVPIFFIHIGSTFKLSSLGSSEVIKDAVFIFLAMLGTRVVSSLLFLGKLGFRGIFLFAISQSMPLTLLIAVATIAHKSGEISDYSYSSFILASLAQAIIGAIIIKILMQSKSKE from the coding sequence TTGCAGTTACATCAAGCTAGCGAGCTTAGTATTCTTGTCGTTTTGGCATTTATCGTCTTTGCTTCGCCTTATATTTCTAAAATTTTACGCATTCCTGTCGCTCCTGCTGAGATAATACTTGGAGCACTAGCTAGCTACATCGGGCTTGTCGGCGAAAATGAGATGTTTAAGCTAATTAGCGAAGTTGGCTTTTTCTTTTTGATGTTTCTAGCTGGCATGGAGATCGATCTTAGGATGCTCATAAACATCGATCGTAAAATTTTGCGCCTTGGGCTCATCTATCTAACGCTCATCTACGCTCTAGCTACGGCTTTGACGCTGGGGTTTGAGCTTAGCCTGCTTTACATCATCATCATCCCGATAATGGCCGTTGGTATGATATTTACGCTATTTAAGGAGTATGGCAAGCAGCAAGAGTGGCTAAATTTAAGCATGCTAATAGCAACTATCGGTGAGCTTTTAAGCATCACGCTTCTAACATTTACCGCTGCTTACTTGCAGTTTGGAGCGAGCATAAATTTATGGCTAACGATTGGCTATTTGATCCTATTTTTGGTTATCAGCGTGCTTAGCTTTAAAATTTTGGACGTGCTTTTTTGGTGGTATCCGGGGCTTAAAGTGGTGCTTATGCCACACTATGACAAGGACGAGAAGGACATCAGGCTTTGCATAGCGGTATTTTTCACGATGATAGCTTTGATGCTATATTTAAATTTAGAGGTCGCCTTTGGTGCGTTTATCGCAGGTATGTTTATCACGACATTTTTTGATCACAAAAAGGACTTGCCGCACAAGCTTTCAAGCTTTGGATTTGGCTTTTTGGTGCCGATATTTTTCATCCACATAGGCTCTACTTTTAAGCTTTCAAGCCTAGGATCTAGCGAAGTGATAAAGGATGCTGTTTTTATATTTTTAGCGATGCTTGGCACGAGAGTTGTATCTAGTTTGCTCTTTTTGGGCAAGCTTGGCTTTAGAGGGATATTTTTATTTGCCATTTCGCAGTCTATGCCACTCACGCTTTTGATCGCAGTTGCTACTATCGCACACAAATCAGGCGAGATAAGTGACTATTCTTACTCATCTTTTATCCTAGCAAGCCTCGCACAAGCTATAATAGGAGCTATAATCATCAAAATTTTAATGCAATCAAAAAGCAAGGAGTAA